In one window of Arthrobacter pascens DNA:
- the dmpG gene encoding 4-hydroxy-2-oxovalerate aldolase — protein sequence MTDLSVRLTDTTLRDGSHAMSHKFTEDHVRSVVRALDDAKVEVIEVTHGDGLGGSSFNYGFSLTPELDLVRAAVDEAKNAKIAVLLLPGLGTIHDLNAAHEAGASVARIATHCTEADVSIQHFQHARKLGMETVGFLMLSHRATPEKLAEQARIMADAGCQCVYVVDSAGALILEDVSDRVGALVTELGTDAQVGFHGHQNLSFGVANSVYAARAGAKQIDGTLLALGAGAGNSPTEVLAAAFERLGISTGVDVHGLMAAAEDVVKPIITRMPIMDRASIMQGYAGVYSSFLIHAERAAERYSVPAWQILEEIGKAGYVGGQEDMIIDVAVQLASGARVA from the coding sequence ATGACTGACTTGAGTGTCCGGCTGACTGACACCACGCTGCGCGACGGCTCCCATGCCATGAGCCACAAATTCACCGAAGACCACGTGCGCTCCGTCGTCCGCGCGCTCGATGACGCCAAGGTCGAGGTTATTGAAGTAACGCACGGTGACGGTCTGGGCGGGTCGTCGTTTAATTACGGGTTCTCCCTCACCCCTGAGTTGGATCTGGTCCGCGCGGCCGTTGACGAAGCGAAAAACGCCAAGATTGCGGTGCTCCTGCTCCCGGGGCTGGGAACAATCCACGACCTGAACGCCGCCCACGAGGCAGGCGCATCGGTGGCACGGATTGCAACCCACTGCACTGAGGCGGACGTCTCCATTCAGCACTTCCAGCACGCCCGCAAACTCGGCATGGAAACTGTCGGCTTCCTCATGCTCTCCCACCGCGCCACGCCGGAAAAGCTCGCCGAACAGGCACGGATCATGGCCGATGCAGGGTGCCAGTGCGTGTACGTTGTGGACTCCGCCGGGGCACTGATCCTCGAGGACGTCTCGGACCGTGTCGGCGCCCTGGTGACCGAACTCGGCACCGACGCCCAGGTAGGCTTTCACGGCCACCAGAACCTCAGCTTCGGCGTCGCGAATTCCGTCTACGCCGCCCGGGCGGGCGCCAAGCAGATCGACGGGACCCTCCTGGCCCTGGGCGCCGGGGCGGGCAACTCACCCACCGAGGTCCTCGCCGCAGCGTTCGAACGCCTGGGCATCAGCACCGGCGTCGACGTTCACGGCCTAATGGCGGCAGCAGAAGACGTGGTCAAGCCGATTATCACCCGCATGCCCATCATGGACCGGGCCTCCATCATGCAGGGCTACGCCGGCGTCTATTCTTCCTTCCTCATCCATGCCGAACGCGCCGCGGAACGCTACAGCGTCCCCGCCTGGCAGATTCTTGAAGAAATCGGCAAAGCCGGCTACGTCGGCGGACAGGAAGATATGATCATCGACGTTGCCGTCCAGCTCGCCTCCGGCGCACGCGTCGCGTAG
- a CDS encoding acetaldehyde dehydrogenase (acetylating) — MAKKTAAIVGSGNIGTDLMFKIMRRSSNVEVKYMIGVDPASDGLARAARLGLTTSAEGVDWLLAQDELPDFVFECTSAKAHEVNAPKYKAAGIHAIDLTPAAVGPYLCPVVNLDALEDVLNVNMITCAGQATTPIVAAVSSVVPVEYAEIVASIASKSAGPGTRANVDEFTETTAKALEVVGGAKRGKAIIIINPVEPPMIMRNTIYAAIPAAAAEPGELQDRIRAAIDEAVVKIQDYVPGYSLRVEPQFDPAREDWNGNGRVGVWVQVKGAADYLPEYAGNLDVITAAATRTADLLAERMDAAISSTPVGA, encoded by the coding sequence ATGGCAAAGAAAACAGCAGCCATCGTCGGCTCAGGCAACATCGGCACCGACCTGATGTTTAAAATCATGCGCCGAAGCAGCAACGTTGAAGTCAAATACATGATCGGCGTGGACCCGGCCTCCGACGGGCTCGCCCGCGCCGCACGGCTGGGCCTCACCACCTCCGCCGAAGGCGTGGACTGGCTCCTGGCCCAGGACGAACTTCCCGACTTCGTGTTCGAATGCACCTCAGCCAAGGCCCACGAGGTCAACGCTCCCAAGTACAAGGCCGCCGGTATCCACGCGATCGACCTGACCCCTGCCGCCGTCGGCCCGTACCTGTGCCCGGTGGTGAACCTGGACGCGCTCGAAGACGTCCTGAACGTCAACATGATCACCTGCGCCGGGCAGGCCACCACGCCGATCGTTGCAGCGGTCTCATCCGTGGTTCCTGTCGAGTACGCGGAAATTGTGGCATCCATTGCCTCCAAATCTGCCGGGCCCGGTACCCGAGCCAATGTCGACGAGTTCACCGAGACCACCGCAAAGGCCCTCGAAGTGGTCGGCGGGGCCAAGCGCGGCAAGGCCATCATCATCATCAACCCCGTGGAACCGCCCATGATCATGCGCAACACGATCTACGCTGCCATCCCCGCCGCAGCCGCAGAGCCTGGCGAGCTGCAGGATCGGATCCGTGCCGCCATTGACGAGGCGGTCGTAAAGATCCAGGACTACGTCCCCGGCTACTCCCTGCGGGTTGAGCCCCAGTTCGATCCCGCTCGCGAGGACTGGAACGGTAACGGCCGTGTCGGTGTCTGGGTCCAGGTCAAAGGTGCGGCCGATTACCTGCCCGAATACGCCGGGAACCTTGACGTCATCACCGCCGCCGCCACCCGGACAGCTGACCTGCTGGCCGAACGCATGGACGCCGCCATCTCTTCAACACCTGTAGGAGCATAA
- a CDS encoding 2-keto-4-pentenoate hydratase, whose translation MNTSITSSRKAVLDGLADELLAATVSLVPVAPLRDRLQGMTLSDSYDVQNSQLEQHLANGRVLAGRKVGLTSVAMQRQLGVDSPDFGFFFEDMVHHDGARIPASTFIQPKVEPEFGFVLKESLQGPGITLEQAAAAIGAIYPAIEIIDSRITDWDIKLVDTVADNASCGAIAVGTTPLDIDPADLQDVTCSLVIDGEVTGTGTGADVMGNPVAPLAWLANVLGEQGVALEAGQLVLPGSFTAAMPVVTDSTATADFGPLGSLTIHFTD comes from the coding sequence ATGAATACTTCAATAACTTCCTCCCGCAAAGCGGTCCTTGACGGCCTCGCCGATGAGCTGCTGGCAGCCACCGTGTCCCTGGTGCCGGTGGCCCCGCTGCGGGACCGACTCCAAGGAATGACCCTCTCAGATTCCTACGACGTCCAGAACTCGCAGCTTGAACAGCACCTCGCCAACGGACGGGTACTGGCTGGGCGCAAAGTGGGCCTTACCTCGGTGGCTATGCAGCGTCAGTTGGGCGTGGACTCGCCGGACTTCGGGTTCTTCTTCGAGGACATGGTGCATCACGATGGCGCCCGGATCCCGGCGTCCACGTTTATTCAACCCAAGGTTGAGCCGGAGTTCGGCTTTGTCCTCAAGGAGTCCCTCCAGGGACCAGGCATCACCCTGGAACAGGCCGCCGCCGCGATCGGTGCTATATATCCGGCGATTGAGATCATTGACTCACGCATCACGGACTGGGACATCAAACTGGTCGACACGGTAGCCGACAATGCCTCCTGCGGCGCGATCGCGGTTGGAACGACTCCGCTGGATATTGACCCCGCGGATCTTCAGGACGTCACCTGTTCGCTGGTGATCGACGGCGAAGTTACCGGCACCGGCACGGGGGCCGATGTCATGGGCAACCCCGTGGCGCCGCTGGCCTGGCTCGCCAACGTCCTCGGCGAACAGGGCGTGGCGCTCGAAGCAGGCCAGCTGGTCCTGCCCGGCTCCTTCACCGCAGCCATGCCGGTTGTCACGGACAGTACGGCGACCGCAGATTTCGGTCCGCTTGGTTCACTGACCATTCACTTCACAGACTAA
- a CDS encoding amidohydrolase family protein, whose amino-acid sequence MEDSSLLERTPVVDIHTHYVPKGWPDLEEHTGSAGPWPSLRVDGEREAMMMMGDTEFRPIQDNAWQAQVRLEQMDSDGVDYQVMSPTPVFFSYGRKPEEAVKVSQIFNDLALEIAAEGQGRLVPFCQVPLQDTDAACRELDRCMDNGHKGVEIGNHVGDRDLDDAGIITFLQHCADKDVPVFVHPWDMPNSSRLDRWMAQWLVGMPAETHLSILSLILGGGFDKLPESLQLCFAHGGGSFPYWLGRMDNAWHRRGDLIAKSQFPPSHYVSRFSVDSVVFNEPSLRLLMDTMGSSQIMLGSDFPYPLGEQPAGRLIRSASFLDEGQRANMLGGNALRFLGMESVSRAGSEGSLRAS is encoded by the coding sequence ATGGAGGATAGCTCCCTTCTTGAGCGCACCCCCGTCGTGGACATCCACACCCACTACGTGCCGAAGGGCTGGCCGGACCTGGAGGAGCACACCGGGTCCGCCGGACCATGGCCCTCGCTCCGCGTCGACGGCGAACGTGAAGCCATGATGATGATGGGGGACACAGAATTCCGTCCTATCCAGGACAACGCCTGGCAGGCACAGGTGCGGCTTGAACAAATGGACAGCGACGGCGTGGACTACCAAGTCATGTCACCCACGCCGGTGTTCTTTTCCTACGGCAGAAAACCGGAGGAAGCGGTCAAAGTCAGCCAAATATTCAATGACCTTGCCTTGGAGATCGCCGCCGAAGGCCAGGGCCGCCTGGTTCCGTTCTGTCAGGTCCCACTGCAGGACACCGACGCTGCGTGCCGCGAACTGGACCGCTGCATGGACAACGGACATAAGGGCGTCGAGATCGGTAACCATGTCGGTGACCGGGACCTGGACGACGCCGGAATCATCACCTTCCTGCAGCATTGCGCCGACAAGGATGTCCCGGTCTTCGTCCATCCTTGGGACATGCCCAATTCATCGCGGCTGGACCGCTGGATGGCGCAATGGCTTGTCGGAATGCCGGCCGAAACGCACCTGTCAATTCTGTCGCTCATTCTTGGCGGCGGCTTCGACAAGTTGCCGGAATCCCTGCAGCTCTGCTTTGCCCATGGCGGCGGATCATTCCCTTACTGGCTGGGCCGGATGGACAACGCCTGGCACAGGCGCGGGGACCTGATTGCCAAATCCCAGTTCCCGCCTTCTCATTACGTATCGCGTTTCAGCGTGGATTCGGTGGTCTTCAACGAACCCTCCCTGCGGCTCCTGATGGACACGATGGGCTCCAGCCAGATAATGCTCGGCAGCGACTTTCCCTACCCCTTGGGTGAGCAGCCAGCGGGCCGGCTCATCCGATCCGCGTCGTTCCTGGACGAGGGACAGCGGGCGAACATGCTCGGAGGGAACGCCCTGCGCTTCCTGGGAATGGAATCAGTCAGCCGAGCCGGCAGTGAGGGCAGCCTCCGCGCTTCCTGA
- a CDS encoding 3-hydroxyanthranilate 3,4-dioxygenase: MTDIAPIHNFEQWINENSASLKPPVNNKAMWTGSKDFIVQVVGGPNQRTDFHVDPYEEWFYQVKGNMHVNVMTDEGPRRIDIKEGETWLLQGNLPHSPQRPEAGSIGIVVERIREEGTLEKFQWYCMECSHKIHEVELQVRDIVADLPPVFEDFYNSDDAARTCPNCGAVHPGRG; encoded by the coding sequence ATGACTGACATCGCACCCATCCATAATTTTGAGCAATGGATCAACGAGAACTCAGCGAGCCTTAAGCCCCCTGTCAACAACAAAGCCATGTGGACCGGCTCCAAAGACTTCATTGTCCAGGTCGTCGGCGGACCCAACCAGCGGACCGACTTCCACGTCGATCCGTATGAGGAATGGTTTTACCAGGTCAAGGGCAACATGCACGTCAACGTCATGACCGATGAGGGCCCCCGCCGCATCGACATCAAGGAAGGCGAGACCTGGCTCTTGCAGGGAAACCTCCCGCATTCCCCGCAGCGGCCCGAGGCCGGTTCAATTGGTATCGTCGTCGAACGCATCCGAGAAGAGGGCACCCTGGAGAAGTTCCAGTGGTACTGCATGGAGTGCTCCCACAAGATCCACGAGGTAGAGCTTCAGGTCCGGGATATCGTGGCGGACCTGCCCCCGGTATTCGAGGATTTTTACAACAGCGATGATGCCGCCCGGACCTGCCCCAACTGCGGCGCCGTCCACCCTGGACGTGGGTGA
- a CDS encoding RidA family protein — MTDSKVLPHLATPRGRFPHYKQAGDLVFISGTSSRLPDNTFVGVEVDHLGVTSLDIRAQTRAVIENIESILNSMGGGLGDLVQITTYLVSMNDFGGYNEVYAQYFDETGPSRTTVAVHQLPHPHLLIEIQAVAKIPATPEIRKQS; from the coding sequence ATGACTGACTCCAAGGTTCTGCCGCACCTGGCAACCCCTCGTGGCCGATTCCCTCACTACAAGCAGGCCGGCGACTTAGTGTTCATTTCCGGCACCAGCAGCCGCCTGCCGGATAACACATTTGTCGGGGTGGAAGTGGACCATCTCGGGGTGACATCCCTTGACATCCGCGCCCAGACCCGGGCAGTCATTGAAAACATCGAGTCAATTCTGAATTCAATGGGCGGCGGCCTCGGGGACCTCGTGCAGATCACCACCTACCTGGTCAGCATGAACGACTTCGGCGGATACAACGAGGTTTACGCACAGTACTTCGACGAAACAGGGCCATCCCGCACAACGGTCGCTGTCCACCAACTTCCGCACCCCCACCTACTCATTGAAATCCAGGCAGTCGCCAAAATCCCGGCCACACCAGAGATAAGGAAACAGTCATGA
- a CDS encoding 2-keto-4-pentenoate hydratase, producing MSTTLNEAQLEHAAASLDSAQLTGQAVEQFGDSLDLDQAYSIQNQLLELRRNRGERSTGRKLGFTSEAKMAQMGVSELIVGFLTDAMEISDGGSLSLKGLVHPRVEPEIAFRLSTSIGPESTEEQFLAAVEAVAPALEVIDSRYQNFRFSLPDVVADNTSACRYVIGPWQPMTPKLAGRAVALKFDGAPAAEGSTSDILGDPLLTLPRLLAMSAKYGFTIPAGSVILAGAATAAVALTPGALVSADIEGLGTVSLNVEAENND from the coding sequence ATGAGCACCACCCTTAATGAGGCACAGCTGGAGCATGCTGCCGCGTCCCTGGACAGCGCCCAGCTCACCGGTCAGGCCGTAGAACAGTTCGGCGACAGCCTCGACCTGGACCAGGCCTACTCGATCCAGAACCAGCTCCTGGAATTGCGCCGAAACCGGGGGGAACGGAGCACGGGCCGGAAACTCGGATTCACCAGCGAAGCCAAGATGGCCCAGATGGGCGTTTCGGAACTGATCGTCGGATTCCTCACCGACGCCATGGAAATTTCAGACGGCGGAAGTCTCTCCCTGAAGGGCCTCGTCCACCCCCGCGTCGAGCCGGAAATAGCCTTCCGACTCAGCACAAGCATCGGTCCGGAGTCCACTGAGGAACAGTTCCTGGCCGCCGTCGAAGCGGTCGCTCCCGCACTTGAGGTCATCGACTCCCGATACCAAAACTTCCGCTTCAGCCTCCCCGACGTTGTCGCCGACAACACCTCGGCCTGCCGTTACGTCATCGGGCCATGGCAGCCAATGACGCCGAAGCTTGCCGGCCGCGCCGTGGCGCTGAAGTTCGACGGGGCACCGGCCGCGGAAGGTTCCACCTCGGATATCCTCGGAGACCCGCTGCTGACCCTGCCCCGGCTGCTCGCCATGTCGGCCAAATACGGCTTTACCATCCCTGCAGGATCAGTGATCCTCGCCGGCGCAGCCACCGCGGCCGTCGCGTTGACGCCCGGCGCCCTCGTCAGCGCAGATATCGAAGGCCTCGGCACGGTCAGCCTGAATGTTGAGGCGGAAAACAATGACTGA
- a CDS encoding 2-hydroxymuconic semialdehyde dehydrogenase: MTTQLIRNFVGGEFLEGGTGFDNVNPVDGSVLSVVSEADRGIVNSAVGAAQKALEGPWGRYTANQRAAVMRRIAERIEERFDDLLAAEIGDTGKPEALARDLDVSRASLNFSAFADMIATAGVDSYLTEFPDGRRALNYALRKPLGVVAVIVPWNLPLLLLTWKVAPAIACGNAVVVKPSEETPTSATLLGEIMKEAGLPDGVYNVVHGFGAGSAGEFLTTADGVDGITFTGESSTGSTIMRAAAPKVRPVSFELGGKNAALVFADANIEQAVAGLTRSIFTNTGQVCLCTERVYIQRPIFDEVVAGLAEHAKSLVLGKPFDKGTTTGPLISQKHRDKVLSYFEKAEVEGGTAIVGGRIPDMPADLAQGSWVLPTLWTGLAHNSSPMREEVFGPVAGLIPFDTEDEAVRLANDTQYGLAASVWTGNLERGHRVGGRMRTGISWVNTWYMRDLRSPFGGTGLSGIGREGGTNSLHFYTDPTNVCINLSEEETI, translated from the coding sequence ATGACTACACAGCTAATACGCAATTTTGTTGGCGGCGAATTTCTGGAAGGCGGCACGGGATTCGACAACGTCAATCCCGTGGACGGAAGCGTCCTCTCCGTGGTGTCGGAAGCGGACCGCGGCATCGTTAATTCCGCCGTGGGCGCGGCGCAGAAAGCCCTCGAAGGTCCGTGGGGCCGGTACACGGCAAACCAGCGCGCCGCGGTCATGCGACGCATCGCCGAGCGGATCGAAGAGCGCTTCGACGATCTCCTCGCTGCCGAAATCGGTGATACCGGCAAGCCTGAGGCCTTGGCCAGGGATCTTGACGTGTCCCGGGCCTCGTTGAATTTCAGTGCCTTCGCTGACATGATCGCCACGGCGGGCGTCGATTCGTACTTGACAGAGTTCCCGGACGGGCGCCGCGCACTGAACTACGCACTGCGCAAGCCTCTGGGGGTCGTTGCCGTCATCGTGCCATGGAATCTGCCGCTTCTCCTGCTGACGTGGAAGGTCGCCCCGGCCATTGCCTGCGGCAACGCCGTGGTCGTCAAACCGTCCGAAGAAACGCCAACATCCGCCACGCTGCTGGGGGAGATCATGAAGGAAGCCGGACTGCCTGATGGCGTGTACAACGTCGTTCACGGTTTCGGTGCGGGCTCGGCCGGCGAATTTCTTACCACTGCAGACGGCGTGGACGGCATCACCTTTACGGGTGAATCCTCGACCGGCTCAACCATCATGCGCGCAGCTGCCCCTAAAGTCCGTCCGGTCTCCTTTGAACTCGGCGGGAAGAACGCAGCGCTGGTCTTTGCGGACGCAAACATTGAGCAGGCCGTCGCTGGACTCACCCGTTCCATTTTCACGAACACGGGGCAAGTGTGCTTGTGCACCGAGCGCGTATACATTCAACGACCCATTTTCGATGAAGTGGTCGCGGGGCTGGCAGAGCATGCCAAGTCACTGGTGTTGGGCAAGCCCTTCGATAAGGGGACCACTACCGGTCCGCTCATTTCACAAAAGCACCGGGATAAGGTCCTTTCTTACTTCGAGAAGGCTGAAGTCGAAGGCGGTACGGCCATTGTCGGTGGCAGGATTCCGGATATGCCAGCAGACCTGGCACAGGGGTCGTGGGTTCTCCCGACCCTCTGGACCGGACTGGCCCACAACAGTTCGCCCATGCGGGAGGAAGTATTTGGTCCCGTCGCCGGTCTGATCCCGTTCGACACCGAAGACGAAGCGGTGCGTCTGGCAAACGATACCCAGTACGGTCTGGCCGCCTCAGTGTGGACAGGCAATCTCGAACGCGGCCACCGCGTTGGCGGGCGCATGAGGACGGGCATCTCGTGGGTGAATACATGGTACATGCGGGATCTCCGCTCACCTTTCGGCGGTACCGGTCTCTCCGGCATCGGCCGGGAAGGCGGCACGAACTCTCTGCATTTCTACACCGACCCCACCAACGTTTGCATCAACCTTTCCGAGGAGGAAACGATATGA
- a CDS encoding LysR substrate-binding domain-containing protein gives MDQTLIDGRMKIRHLVLALAIAEHGSIVRAAHHLHITQPVVTRGLKELEQLLGVELFDRGPKGVTPTVFAVAFLEHARAILAHLRQASQHVSELSNATAGTVTVATHLAGANLLLPRAIAMLKSSHPGVLVVVREGTPDKLDADLMSGDVDLIVGRQGQLSFEAPVRQVDLYEEPFRIVARQDHPVLLTSDPQLSELRQFPWILPLKQTSLRRELEDLFRQQAVVLPEERIECTAPLTVRTIIVETDYLAVLPETLALAEPQLAVVPTPLAGVSQKIVATLAAEYSPSPSTALMLECLKEIGAQMGRTPTPDSVQDSPKKSPSGMSI, from the coding sequence ATGGACCAAACCCTCATTGACGGCCGGATGAAGATCCGGCACCTAGTCCTCGCCCTGGCGATAGCAGAGCACGGCAGCATTGTCCGCGCTGCCCACCACCTTCACATCACTCAACCGGTCGTCACACGTGGTCTAAAGGAGCTTGAGCAACTTTTAGGAGTTGAATTGTTCGACCGAGGACCCAAAGGTGTAACGCCGACCGTCTTTGCCGTGGCCTTCCTGGAACATGCACGGGCCATACTCGCCCACCTCAGACAGGCATCGCAACATGTCTCCGAGCTTTCAAATGCGACCGCAGGGACGGTAACTGTGGCAACCCACCTGGCTGGGGCGAATCTGCTCCTTCCCCGGGCGATAGCGATGCTCAAGTCCAGCCACCCGGGAGTCTTGGTCGTTGTTCGGGAAGGGACTCCCGACAAGCTTGACGCCGACCTCATGTCAGGCGACGTTGACCTGATCGTGGGGCGTCAAGGACAGCTCAGCTTTGAAGCACCAGTGCGCCAAGTGGATCTATACGAAGAGCCCTTCCGGATCGTGGCCCGCCAGGATCATCCCGTACTGCTGACCTCGGATCCCCAACTATCAGAGCTGCGTCAGTTCCCCTGGATACTCCCGTTAAAGCAGACCTCGCTTCGACGAGAGCTCGAGGATCTGTTCCGACAACAAGCAGTGGTGCTCCCCGAGGAGAGGATTGAATGTACAGCTCCCCTGACCGTCCGAACAATTATCGTCGAGACAGACTACCTGGCTGTCCTCCCTGAGACACTGGCCTTAGCTGAACCGCAGCTCGCCGTCGTCCCAACACCGTTGGCAGGCGTCAGCCAGAAGATCGTGGCAACCCTCGCCGCGGAATACTCTCCCAGCCCAAGTACCGCTCTGATGCTGGAGTGTTTAAAGGAAATCGGGGCCCAGATGGGACGGACACCGACTCCCGATAGCGTCCAGGACTCACCAAAGAAGTCTCCTAGTGGCATGTCCATTTAG
- a CDS encoding GNAT family N-acetyltransferase: protein MEEARGEGLTNEEKSQQGFVQGPMDQDILARLESGPGIFVAEVNGEIAGFAMSAEKHHIAHNTPAIRAMAEAAATGPHLNQFLYGPTAVARAYQGQGILTGILVAISAHLSPKFDQGVAFVETTNRKSLSVHRHYGMTELAAFEIGGREYIPFVFSPKLFQSPERAELLAAVTDLSPLRK from the coding sequence ATGGAGGAAGCACGCGGGGAGGGACTGACAAATGAAGAAAAATCACAGCAGGGCTTCGTTCAGGGCCCGATGGATCAGGACATTCTGGCGCGGCTCGAGAGCGGCCCGGGTATCTTCGTCGCCGAAGTCAACGGTGAGATTGCCGGATTTGCAATGTCAGCGGAAAAGCACCACATCGCCCATAACACGCCAGCCATAAGGGCAATGGCGGAAGCAGCGGCAACAGGCCCACACCTAAATCAGTTCCTTTACGGGCCCACGGCCGTCGCCAGGGCATACCAAGGTCAAGGGATACTCACAGGAATCCTTGTAGCAATCAGCGCACATCTAAGCCCGAAGTTCGACCAAGGCGTCGCATTTGTGGAGACAACAAATAGGAAGTCGCTCTCCGTACACCGGCACTACGGCATGACAGAACTTGCCGCCTTCGAAATCGGTGGCCGTGAGTACATACCTTTCGTTTTCAGCCCGAAGCTATTCCAAAGCCCCGAAAGAGCTGAACTCTTGGCCGCCGTGACGGACCTCAGTCCACTTCGGAAATAA
- a CDS encoding recombinase family protein — translation MVGQRIGYVRVSTLDQNEKRQLEGQVLDRVFTDKASGRDTTRPQLTELLRFARDGDTVVVHSMDRLARNLDDLRALVQGLTRKGVRVEFVKESLVFTGEDSPMANLMLSVMGAFAEFERSLIRERQREGIALAKQRGAYKGRKKTLTPERAAELAQRAGSGVPKAVLARDYGISRETAYQYLRHAKLE, via the coding sequence ATGGTCGGACAGCGGATCGGGTACGTGCGGGTGAGCACGCTGGATCAGAACGAGAAACGCCAGCTCGAAGGCCAAGTTCTTGACCGGGTCTTCACGGACAAGGCCTCCGGCAGAGACACAACCAGGCCACAACTCACGGAACTGCTGCGGTTCGCCCGCGACGGGGACACCGTGGTTGTGCACAGTATGGACCGGCTCGCCCGCAACCTCGATGACCTACGTGCCCTCGTCCAGGGCCTGACCCGCAAAGGTGTGCGGGTGGAGTTCGTCAAAGAGAGCCTGGTCTTCACCGGTGAGGACTCCCCCATGGCCAACCTCATGCTCTCCGTCATGGGGGCCTTCGCTGAATTTGAACGCTCGCTCATCAGGGAACGCCAGAGGGAGGGCATTGCCCTGGCGAAGCAGCGCGGCGCCTACAAAGGGCGGAAAAAGACCCTTACGCCGGAACGGGCGGCCGAGCTGGCCCAGCGCGCCGGCAGCGGTGTTCCGAAAGCCGTCCTCGCCCGCGATTACGGGATCAGCCGGGAGACCGCCTACCAGTACCTGCGCCACGCCAAGCTGGAGTGA
- a CDS encoding DUF7255 family protein yields the protein MAALDPEWSKLLPWQDAYREFADEFEHRARTDGRFRKPRRRVDGGPQKAERIFGKAADSGNFEGNGSPRWKVRALYDAAKDLCAIDGSIRLARLSIYDNIDGVPLGELLLGSTPVDVSALRDLLGERTIGADARPLHS from the coding sequence GTGGCTGCGCTTGACCCTGAGTGGTCCAAGCTATTGCCGTGGCAGGATGCCTACCGGGAATTCGCGGACGAGTTCGAACACCGAGCTCGGACCGACGGGCGATTTCGGAAACCTAGACGCCGAGTGGACGGCGGTCCGCAAAAAGCCGAGCGTATTTTCGGAAAGGCCGCCGACAGCGGGAATTTTGAGGGGAACGGTTCCCCAAGATGGAAAGTCAGGGCTCTCTACGATGCGGCCAAAGACTTGTGTGCCATAGACGGAAGCATCCGGCTCGCCAGACTGTCCATTTACGACAACATAGACGGCGTTCCACTCGGCGAGCTCTTACTGGGCTCCACGCCCGTCGATGTGTCTGCACTTCGGGATCTACTTGGGGAACGAACCATAGGCGCTGACGCCCGCCCATTGCACTCCTAG
- a CDS encoding VOC family protein: protein MLQPTAFSHVGVTVPNLDAAIQWYREAFGMYVLAGPIKVVEDDTDLGMAAAAIYGVGFSSFSFAHLVWPDGSGLELFHFASPETSRRDNNFEFWKTGIYHLALTAPNFEATIARIVEAGGRQRSDAVVINAERGYSVVYCEDPWGTVIELCSHPYAQMWA from the coding sequence ATGCTTCAACCCACCGCTTTCTCACACGTCGGCGTTACCGTGCCCAACCTCGATGCAGCTATCCAGTGGTACCGCGAAGCCTTCGGAATGTATGTGCTCGCGGGTCCCATCAAAGTTGTGGAAGACGACACGGACCTGGGCATGGCGGCCGCTGCGATCTACGGTGTCGGATTCAGCAGCTTTTCCTTCGCCCACCTCGTCTGGCCCGACGGTTCCGGCCTTGAGCTCTTCCACTTTGCGTCCCCGGAGACATCAAGGCGTGACAATAATTTTGAATTCTGGAAGACCGGGATATATCATCTTGCGCTCACCGCCCCGAACTTCGAAGCGACTATCGCCCGGATCGTCGAGGCTGGCGGACGGCAACGGTCCGACGCCGTTGTAATCAACGCTGAACGCGGTTACTCCGTTGTTTACTGCGAAGACCCTTGGGGAACGGTGATCGAGCTATGCTCTCACCCCTATGCCCAAATGTGGGCCTAA